Proteins encoded together in one bacterium window:
- a CDS encoding HAMP domain-containing sensor histidine kinase — protein MQIEDTLTKKNKELLLAKSDFLSTISHELRTPLTSIKAFTQLLLSDPDGNLKTRIEYLNIINSEIDRLTVLINDLLDLTMMEAGKMEFEEKELIIEEIIKSAIDAVNSFARERNIEIKTDLEQKLPALIADEEKLTLLMTHLLNNAIKFNKDSGLVEIKAILLKEPKEEIQISVKDTGIGIAQQNFEVIFEKFKKVEDNIFPSGYQGAGLGLTLCKEIVMHYKGKIWVESELNKGSTFYFTLPIEKGKRSVV, from the coding sequence ATGCAAATAGAAGATACATTGACCAAGAAAAACAAAGAACTATTATTAGCAAAGTCTGATTTTTTATCCACTATTTCGCATGAGTTAAGGACCCCTTTAACATCTATCAAGGCATTCACGCAATTATTATTATCTGACCCTGATGGAAATCTTAAAACACGAATAGAATATTTGAATATAATCAATAGTGAAATTGATAGGTTAACTGTATTGATTAATGACCTGTTGGACTTGACAATGATGGAAGCAGGTAAAATGGAATTTGAGGAAAAGGAGTTAATAATCGAAGAGATTATAAAATCTGCAATTGATGCGGTTAATTCATTTGCCAGGGAAAGAAATATTGAGATAAAAACCGATTTAGAACAAAAATTACCTGCTTTAATCGCAGATGAGGAAAAACTTACTCTACTAATGACCCATTTGTTAAACAATGCGATTAAATTTAATAAAGATAGCGGATTAGTAGAAATTAAAGCAATACTACTAAAAGAGCCTAAAGAAGAGATTCAAATTAGCGTAAAAGATACTGGTATTGGCATTGCCCAACAAAATTTTGAGGTAATATTTGAGAAGTTTAAGAAGGTAGAGGATAATATTTTTCCATCAGGATATCAAGGAGCAGGATTGGGATTAACTTTATGTAAAGAGATTGTAATGCACTACAAAGGCAAGATTTGGGTAGAGAGTGAGTTAAATAAGGGCAGTACATTTTATTTTACATTACCGATAGAAAAAGGTAAGCGTTCGGTGGTGTAG
- a CDS encoding DUF5678 domain-containing protein yields MEKDVEIKFDDIGVEEEERFAGQHVAILEGKVEGWGSNVKEAFDMAKRKFPQKGSEEMLLRFIPQEGLLVL; encoded by the coding sequence ATGGAAAAGGATGTTGAAATAAAGTTTGATGATATTGGGGTTGAGGAAGAAGAGAGATTTGCAGGGCAACATGTGGCTATACTCGAGGGCAAGGTAGAGGGATGGGGAAGTAATGTCAAAGAGGCGTTTGATATGGCTAAAAGAAAGTTCCCTCAAAAAGGAAGTGAGGAAATGTTGTTAAGGTTCATCCCCCAGGAAGGTTTGTTGGTTTTATGA
- a CDS encoding GxxExxY protein, translating to MEKGFKYKEITYQILNADFEIHNIPGCGFLEKVYENSVVCELRLKRMKVEAQKRIEIFYKGKEVGIYVADLIVEDKVIVEVKAVDEISKI from the coding sequence ATGGAAAAAGGGTTTAAGTATAAAGAGATAACCTATCAAATTTTAAATGCTGACTTTGAAATTCATAATATTCCTGGATGTGGGTTCTTAGAGAAAGTTTATGAGAATTCAGTTGTTTGTGAGTTAAGATTAAAAAGGATGAAAGTTGAGGCTCAAAAGAGAATAGAGATATTCTATAAAGGAAAAGAAGTAGGAATATATGTAGCTGATTTGATAGTAGAAGATAAAGTAATAGTAGAAGTAAAGGCAGTAGATGAGATAAGCAAGATTCA
- a CDS encoding retropepsin-like aspartic protease codes for MKSYIFHYRKEKTKEGEIVYRPVAYVHLKAKDGKWYLFDPYIDSGADLCLFTRSDCNLLGYELKEGRERLIGGVSGGLIRTYIHQILLRIGEIELTVEVAFAELEEVPRLLGRKDIFNRFQINFDEEELKIHFTPKEKGVE; via the coding sequence ATGAAAAGCTACATCTTCCACTATCGGAAGGAAAAGACTAAAGAAGGTGAGATAGTCTATAGACCAGTAGCCTATGTGCATCTTAAAGCCAAGGATGGAAAGTGGTATCTCTTTGACCCGTATATCGACTCAGGTGCAGACCTCTGTTTGTTTACAAGATCAGACTGCAATCTCTTAGGATATGAATTGAAAGAGGGAAGGGAAAGGCTTATTGGGGGAGTCTCTGGAGGTTTAATAAGGACATACATCCATCAGATTCTCTTGAGGATTGGAGAAATTGAACTTACGGTAGAGGTTGCTTTTGCAGAGTTAGAGGAGGTTCCAAGACTACTTGGCAGAAAGGATATTTTTAATCGCTTCCAGATAAACTTTGATGAAGAGGAACTAAAGATCCACTTTACTCCAAAGGAGAAAGGAGTAGAATAA